A genome region from Akkermansiaceae bacterium includes the following:
- a CDS encoding cyclic nucleotide-binding domain-containing protein: MAASDISLAELTRKAAKPDRWDDPMDPNMTDADVEGLMAVEPFCVMDEKAFPSSMPLREILRADTAIRSYQPGEIVVRRGDYGTSAYLVLGGEVEVILKPHLDPRLLGRAATEKKKGFVSRLAQLWSNNPEPEGWDEASLRVSDDFKNSVNSEDNSVFLQDFPRVISTTETAKLHEGQMFGEISALSRMPRTATVVASAQGTRLLEFSWQGLRDLMRYDVALKGQIDSNYRKYSLSSFLAKLPLFSHMEVNSPQFHALCNEAQLETFGDYGWSGEYKKLAAGGDPDTKATEPLVVKEGEYCNGIHLVRAGFCRVSQKYGGGERTLKYIGAGQVFGFDDVVRQRVNPEQDAVSLFTLRAMGYADLIFIPTATLVRYVPSHLLDADHAAVDPQGKKPSKKARARQGDERIHPPTKLMEFVAEQRFFNGTQSMVIDMDLCTRCDDCVRACASTHDGNPRFLRHGPMMDNLMVANACMHCVDPVCMIGCPTGAIHRSSHGGEVVINPASCIGCTICANNCPYDAIRMVEVRTKKGHFWVDEQQKPLLKATKCDLCIEQASGPACQNACPHDALTRSDLSQENSLIQWLKKR; this comes from the coding sequence ATGGCAGCAAGCGACATCTCATTGGCCGAACTCACCCGCAAGGCGGCCAAGCCCGACCGTTGGGACGACCCCATGGATCCGAACATGACGGATGCGGATGTCGAAGGCTTGATGGCGGTGGAGCCGTTTTGCGTGATGGACGAGAAGGCGTTCCCCTCCTCCATGCCGCTGCGCGAAATCCTCAGGGCGGATACCGCGATCCGCAGCTATCAGCCGGGCGAGATCGTCGTGCGCCGTGGGGATTACGGCACCTCCGCATACCTTGTTCTCGGCGGCGAGGTGGAGGTGATCCTCAAGCCGCACCTAGATCCGCGCCTCCTCGGGCGGGCTGCGACCGAGAAGAAGAAGGGCTTCGTTTCCCGCCTGGCGCAGCTTTGGTCGAACAATCCGGAGCCGGAGGGTTGGGACGAGGCCTCGCTGCGGGTCAGTGACGATTTCAAGAACTCGGTGAACTCGGAGGACAACTCGGTTTTCCTACAGGATTTCCCAAGGGTGATTTCAACCACGGAGACGGCGAAGCTGCACGAGGGTCAGATGTTCGGGGAAATTTCCGCACTGAGCCGAATGCCGCGCACGGCGACCGTGGTGGCATCCGCGCAGGGCACGCGGCTCCTCGAGTTCAGCTGGCAGGGTCTGAGGGACCTGATGAGATACGATGTGGCGCTCAAGGGGCAGATCGATTCGAACTACCGCAAGTACTCGCTCAGCTCCTTCCTGGCGAAGCTGCCCTTGTTCAGCCACATGGAGGTGAACAGCCCGCAGTTCCACGCACTTTGCAATGAGGCCCAGCTTGAGACCTTTGGCGATTACGGGTGGTCCGGGGAATACAAGAAACTGGCGGCCGGTGGGGATCCGGACACCAAGGCCACAGAGCCTCTCGTCGTCAAGGAGGGTGAGTATTGCAACGGCATCCACCTCGTGCGCGCCGGGTTCTGCAGGGTGAGTCAGAAGTATGGGGGCGGGGAGAGGACGCTCAAATACATCGGTGCGGGCCAGGTGTTTGGCTTCGATGATGTGGTGAGGCAGCGTGTGAATCCGGAACAGGATGCGGTGTCGCTCTTCACGCTCCGGGCGATGGGTTATGCGGATTTGATTTTCATCCCAACCGCCACGCTCGTCCGCTACGTCCCTTCCCACCTGCTGGATGCGGATCATGCCGCAGTCGATCCCCAGGGGAAAAAGCCGAGCAAGAAAGCGCGAGCCCGCCAGGGAGATGAGCGCATCCATCCGCCGACGAAACTGATGGAATTCGTGGCGGAACAGCGGTTCTTCAACGGCACCCAGTCCATGGTGATCGACATGGATCTCTGCACCCGCTGCGACGATTGCGTGCGTGCCTGCGCCTCCACGCACGATGGCAACCCGCGCTTCCTGCGCCACGGCCCGATGATGGACAACCTGATGGTGGCCAACGCCTGCATGCACTGCGTAGATCCGGTTTGCATGATCGGCTGCCCTACGGGAGCGATCCACCGCAGCAGCCATGGCGGCGAGGTGGTGATCAACCCGGCGAGCTGCATCGGCTGCACGATCTGCGCGAACAATTGCCCCTACGATGCGATACGGATGGTGGAGGTGCGGACGAAAAAAGGGCATTTCTGGGTGGACGAGCAGCAGAAGCCCTTGCTCAAGGCGACGAAGTGCGACCTCTGCATCGAGCAGGCGAGCGGGCCGGCCTGCCAGAATGCCTGTCCCCATGATGCGCTGACGCGCTCGGATCTCTCGCAGGAAAACTCCCTCATCCAGTGGCTGAAGAAACGATGA